One window of Athalia rosae chromosome 2, iyAthRosa1.1, whole genome shotgun sequence genomic DNA carries:
- the LOC105686649 gene encoding TATA-box-binding protein: MDQMLPSPGFSIPSIGTPLHQPEEDQQILPNALQQQQQQVQQSHQIQQMHPMGSNIHGMPMLATPHKTMHTYTPAFATPQSLMQPQTPQNMMSPMVQPASQIAPPSIGPSTPGPMTPMTPASADPGILPQLQNIVSTVNLNCKLELKKIALHARNAEYNPKRFAAVIMRIREPRTTALIFSSGKMVCTGAKSEEDSRLAARKYARIIQKLGFPAKFLDFKIQNMVGSCDVKFPIRLEGLVLTHGQFSSYEPELFPGLIYRMVKPRIVLLIFVSGKVVLTGAKVRQEIYEAFDNIYPILKSFKKQ; encoded by the exons ATGGATCAAATGCTGCCAAGCCCGGGATTCAGTATCCCCAGTATCGGAACACCATTACATCAACCCGAGGAAGATCAACAAATCTTACCAAATGCactgcaacaacaacagcaacaagtCCAACAAAGTCATCAAATCCAACAAATGCATCCAATGGGATCTAATATACATGGAATGCCTATGCTCGCTACACCACATAAAACCATGCATACCTATACCCCAGCATTTGCTACTCCACAGAGTCTTATGCAGCCACAAACACCA CAAAATATGATGTCTCCGATGGTACAACCTGCGAGTCAAATAGCACCTCCTTCGATTGGTCCCTCGACACCAGGGCCAATGACTCCAATGACACCTGCTTCTGCAGATCCTGGAATATTACCTCAACTGCA AAATATTGTGTCAACGGTGAACCTAAATTGTAAActggagttgaaaaaaatagcacTGCATGCTAGGAATGCTGAATACAATCCAAAACGGTTTGCAGCTGTAATCATGCGAATTCGAGAACCAAGGACAACAGCTTTAATATTTAGTAGTGGAAAAATGGTATGCACAGGAGCTAAAAGTGAAGAGGACTCACGATTAGCTGCCAGAAAATATGCTCGCATTATACAGAAGTTAGGATTTCCA GCAAAGTTCTTAGATTTCAAAATACAAAACATGGTTGGCAGCTGTGATGTCAAATTTCCAATCAGATTGGAAGGTCTAGTATTAACACACGGTCAGTTCTCTTCGTATGAACCAGAGCTTTTCCCTGGATTGATTTACCGGATGGTAAAACCTCGTATTGTGTTGCTCATATTCGTCTCTGGTAAAGTTGTATTGACTG GTGCAAAAGTACGGCAAGAAATCTATGAAGCTTTTGACAACATTTATCCGATTCTCAAGAGTTTCAAGAAGCAGTAA
- the LOC105687124 gene encoding palmitoyltransferase ZDHHC3-A, which produces MFVRDLCGIVCIIVTYIAVFYADYVVVRWIVLHTMQDSLWGPFHVVTFNTVVLLLVMSHLKAVCSDPGVVPLPQTRMDFSDIHTGGNRDDFDERDDWTVCTRCETYRPPRAHHCRICKRCIRRMDHHCPWINNCVGERNQKYFIQFLVYVGILAFYAITLVILSWVSDCSECSNDVAIKQSRILHCVILVLESALFGMFVVAILVDQFQAILGDETAIERIQGHNHHHNKTTPRTLTLLAQVCGKSHPALWLLPCHNPPRYSCRKDAHLIDHQV; this is translated from the exons atgttcGTAAGAGATCTCTGTGGTATTGTTTGCATTATTGTAACTTATATTGCCGTATTTTATGCCGATTACGTCGTCGTACGATGGATTGTTCTACATACAATGCAAGACAG CTTGTGGGGTCCCTTTCATGTGGTTACATTCAATACGGTTGTCCTACTGCTCGTGATGTCCCATTTGAAAGCAGTGTGCAGTGATCCTGGAGTAGTACCTTTACCCCAAACAAGAATGGATTTTTCCGATATCCATACGGGAGGAAACAGGGATGATTTTGATGAGAGAGATGATTGGACAGTATGCACTCGGTGCGAGACATACAGACCGCCAAGAGCCCATCATTGCAGGATATGTAAACGATGTATTAGGAGAATGGATCATCATTGCCCATG GATAAATAACTGCGTTGGAGAACGTaatcagaaatattttatacaatttctGGTGTACGTTGGAATATTAGCGTTTTATGCTATAACGTTGGTCATCCTTTCATGGGTCTCTGATTGTTCTGAGTGTAGTAACGACGTAGCAATAAAACAAAGCCGAAT TTTGCACTGTGTAATACTAGTGTTGGAATCAGCCTTGTTTGGAATGTTTGTGGTAGCAATTCTCGTGGACCAGTTTCAAGCTATTTTGGGTGACGAAACAGCCATAGAACGAATTCAAGGCCACAACCATCATCACAACAAAACAACTCCGCGTACTTTAACTCTTCTCGCtcaagtgtgtgggaaaagtCATCCTGCGTTATGGTTACTTCCATGTCACAATCCTCCTCGCTATTCATGCCGTAAAGATGCCCATTTAATTGATCATCAAGTCTAA
- the LOC105687134 gene encoding eukaryotic translation initiation factor 3 subunit K, translating into MADAMRQTIVEMLKGIERYNPDNLATLEKYVEIQSRENAYDLEANLAVLKLYQLDPQRFNQDVTCQILLKALTNFPHTDFVLCKCLLTEKIMQEEPINQIMYLGDILEQCDFQHFWDRVLSMPELCNRIVGFQDSIRKFVCHVVGITFQTIDKALLAQLLGGVDDSTLKHWVKKYGWKEESKNVIFIANQDENIKTKNITEKIDFENVAGLMAACL; encoded by the exons ATGGCAGACGCAATGAGACAAACTATTGTTGAAATGTTGAAGGGAATTGAAAG ATACAATCCTGACAATTTGGCAACTCTCGAAAAGTATGTAGAGATCCAATCGAGGGAAAACGCTTATGACCTGGAAGCAAATCTGGCAGTATTGAAGCTGTACCAGTTAGATCCGCAACGTTTCAACCAAGATGTAACTTGCCAGATATTGCTTAAGGCATTGACCAATTTCCCACACACTGATTTCGTTCTTTGCAAATGTCTGCtaacagaaaaaatt ATGCAAGAGGAGCCGATCAACCAGATTATGTACCTAGGAGATATTCTAGAGCAATGTGATTTCCAACACTTTTGGGATAGAGTATTATCCATGCCAGAATTGTGCAACAGGATAGTTGGATTCCAAGACTCAATCCGGAAATTTGTTTGTCATGTGGTAGGAATCACCTTCCAAACTATAGACAAAGCCCTGCTGGCACAACTGCTTGGTGGAGTTGACG ACTCAACTCTGAAACATTGGGTGAAGAAATATGGATGGAAGGAAGAGTCAAAGAATGTCATTTTCATTGCAAATCAAGATGAAAATATCAAGACCAAAAATATtactgaaaaaattgattttgaaaatgtcgCTGGACTCATGGCAGCATGCCTATAA
- the LOC105687111 gene encoding ethanolaminephosphotransferase 1-like, giving the protein MKLEIKYLTQEHLTGFENYKYSSLDTSPLSIYVMHPFWNKVVEYCPKWVAPNLLTFSGFLFTVMNFLMFASYDYFFYASSDDMPDYPNIPRWVYAMAAFNIFMAYTLDGIDGKQARRTQTSGPLGELFDHGLDSWTAMLITVCMYSVFGRTDHSVSPLRMYFILWNVFVNFYLSHWEKYNTGVLFLPWGYDASMLATIIVFILTSIGGHEAWKFMLPGGISAGIMFETLLYVSAIISNLPVVLWNIYKSYRDKTGKMRSLPEAIRPLVPAVLFFAIATFWVTCSPNNILEKDPRIIYFAVGTIFSNICCRLIVSQMSNTRCEVLPLILVPVAGAVAFSFMVPSLEIETMYLVAILSLLAHIHYGACVVRQMCHHFRIHTFTIREHSE; this is encoded by the exons ATGAAATTGGAGATTAAGTATTTGACGCAGGAGCACCTCACGGGCTTCGAAAACTATAAG TACAGCTCACTAGATACAAGTCCTCTAAGTATTTATGTGATGCACCCGTTTTGGAACAAAGTAGTTGAG TATTGTCCGAAATGGGTGGCGCCAAATTTATTGACATTCTCTGGATTCCTATTTACTGTCATGAATTTCCTGATGTTTGCAAGTTACGACTATTTCTTTTACGCATCCAGTGATGATATGCCTGATTATCCAAATATACCAAGATGGGTCTATGCTATGGCTGcttttaatatatttatggCCTATACACTTG ACGGTATAGATGGAAAGCAAGCAAGACGCACACAGACTTCGGGGCCTCTGGGAGAATTATTCGACCATGGTCTTGATAGTTGGACAGCCATGCTGATTACCGTTTGCATGTATTCGGTATTTGGTAGAACCGACCATAGCGTCTCACCCCTTAGgatgtattttattctttggAACGTATTCGTCAATTTCTACCTGAGCCACTGGGAGAAATATAATACCGGTGTTCTATTTTTGCCTTGGGGATACGATGCTTCAATGCTG GCAACTATCATCGTGTTTATATTAACGAGTATTGGCGGTCACGAAGCCTGGAAATTTATGCTACCTGGTGGAATTTCAGCTGGTATTATGTTTGAAACTTTATTGTACGTTAGTGCAATCATCTCCAATTTACCGGTGGTGCTTTGGAACATATacaa ATCATACAGGGATAAGACAGGAAAGATGAGATCTCTACCAGAAGCAATAAGACCTTTAGTACCAGCAGTTCTCTTTTTCGCAATTGCGACTTTTTGGGTCACTTGCTCACCAAATAATATTCTGGAGAAGGATCCGAGAATCATTTATTTTGCAGTTGGAACGATATTTTCTAACATTTGT TGCCGGTTAATTGTTTCTCAAATGAGCAATACTAGGTGCGAAGTATTGCCTTTGATTCTGGTTCCTGTGGCAGGTGCTGTTGCCTTTTCGTTTATGGTACCATcacttgaaattgaaactatGTATCTAGTAGccattctttctcttttggcTCATATACACTATGGAGCCTGTGTG GTCAGACAAATGTGCCATCACTTCCGTATCCACACTTTTACGATAAGAGAACACTCCGAATGA
- the LOC105687119 gene encoding coiled-coil-helix-coiled-coil-helix domain-containing protein 7: MATPKEVRELNKEKQQRRSMKHVSNLNSEINNPCLKEHNLSQKCLSDNNYDGNQCQLYFLNYQNCTGFWHKVSLDRRKQGLEPYLPLPEDRAAIKESYLKADKVK; encoded by the exons atggCAACACCTAAAGAAGTGCGAgaattgaataaagaaaaacagcAACGAAGATCTATGAAACATGTATCAAATCTAAATTCTGAAATAAACAATCCTTGCCTAAAG GAACACAACTTATCTCAAAAATGTCTCAGTGATAACAATTATGATGGAAATCAGTGTCAACTATATTTTCTCAACTACCAAAACTGCACAGGTTTTtgg CATAAAGTATCACTAGACCGCAGGAAACAAGGATTGGAACCATATCTACCACTACCTGAAGATAGAGCAGCAATAAAGGAAAGCTATTTGAAAGCTGATAAAGTTAAgtaa
- the LOC105687000 gene encoding partitioning defective protein 6: MSKNKLHHRVDNGIVEVKSKFDAEFRRFSLNRNEAIRYEDFKNLLAKLHHLDADFSFLISYTDPRDGDLLPINNDDNLGRALLTAKPVLRIIIQRKGDSLEEVNGYGTMKPRNLISSILGGTPGKPKSLAISNPHDFRQVSAIIDVDILPETCRRVRLLKHGSDKPLGFYIRDGSSVRVLPPSAGGGIEKVPGIFISRLVPGGLAESTGLLAVNDEVLEVNGIEVAGKTLDQVTDMMVANSSNLIITVKPANQRGALAAPRRGSFSRNSQLSSGSQQSTQSAATGSDEDADEIVDLTGVTLHDDASTSHHQHPHHHHHHHHNHFNHDQGVLHL, encoded by the exons ATGTCGAAAAATAAACTACACCATCGCGTCGACAACGGCATTGTCGAGGTGAAGAGCAAG TTTGATGCTGAGTTTAGAAGATTTTCATTGAATCGAAATGAAGCAATCAGATATGAGGACTTTAAAAATCTGTTGGCAAAGCTACATCATCTTGACGCcgattttagttttttgatATCATATACGGACCCAAGAGATGGAGATTTACTACCAAttaacaatgatgataatctGGGCAGAGCGTTACTCACAGCGAAACCAGTTCTCCGAATCATCATTCAACGCAAAG GGGACAGCCTTGAAGAAGTGAATGGGTATGGTACAATGAAGCCACGGAATTTGATATCGAGTATTCTGGGTGGAACACCAGGAAAGCCAAAATCCTTGGCAATTTCGAATCCTCACGATTTTAGACAG GTTTCGGCTATTATTGACGTGGACATTCTTCCTGAGACATGCCGCCGTGTCCGACTATTGAAACACGGTTCAGACAAACCATTAGGCTTTTATATTCGAGACGGAAGTAGTGTGCGGGTTTTGCCTCCCTCTGCCGGTGGGGGAATTGAAAAAGTTCCAGGGATCTTTATCAGCAGGTTGGTTCCTGGTGGCCTTGCTGAAAGCACAGGGCTTTTGGCAGTTAACGATGAGGTTCTTGAAGTCAATGGCATAGAAGTTGCTGGTAAAACTCTAGATCAG GTCACGGACATGATGGTGGCCAATTCCTCAAATTTGATAATCACGGTAAAGCCAGCCAATCAACGCGGAGCCCTTGCTGCTCCAAGGCGTGGATCTTTTTCACGTAACAGTCAACTATCATCGGGTAGCCAGCAGTCTACGCAGAGTGCAGCTACTGGTAGTGATGAAGATGCTGATGAAATAGTTGATTTAACTGGTGTAACGCTGCACGATGATGCATCGACATCACATCATCAACATCcacatcaccaccaccaccatcatcaCAATCATTTTAATCACGACCAAGGTGTGCTGCATCTTTAA
- the LOC105686990 gene encoding pre-mRNA-splicing factor RBM22 — translation MATSKTTNTYNRQNWEDAEFPILCQTCLGDNPYIRMTKERYGKECKICMRPFTVFRWCPGARMRFKKTEVCQTCSRLKNVCQTCLLDLEYGLPIQVRDAALKIKDDLPRSDVNKEYYVQNIDNEIGKLDATTPAGAVGKSAAASDLLMKLARTSPYYKRNRPHICSFWVKGECKRGEECPYRHEKPTDPDDPLADQNIKDRYYGVNDPVADKLMRRAAAMPKLEPPEDKSITTLYIGNLGDVLTEKQLRDHFYQYGEIRSITMVPRQQCAFIQYTQRSAAEAAAERTFNKLILGGRRLTIKWGRSQGRQAISAAETSREMLEPVPGLPGALPPPPENMGNNFFNLQATPGIMMIPPPPVAPQFMFTPPMAAAAPIFPPGTTPIHYPSQDPSRMGATQGIGKPWPEED, via the exons ATGGCGACTTCAAAAACcacaaatacatataatagaCAAAATTGGGAAGACGCT GAATTCCCGATACTCTGTCAAACGTGCCTGGGTGATAATCCTTACATTCGTATG ACAAAAGAACGTTATGGCAAGGAATGCAAGATTTGCATGCGACCATTTACAGTGTTCAGATGGTGTCCAGGTGCTCGAATGCGTTTCAAGAAAACTGAAGTATGTCAAACGTGTAGTCGTCTGAAAAATGTATGCCAAACATGTTTACTAGACTTAGAATATGGTCTACCGATTCAAGTACGCGATGCAGCATTGAAGATCAAAGATGATTTACCTAGATCTGATGTAAACAAGGAATATTATGTTCAAAATATTGACAATGAAATAGGCAAACTTGATGCAACCACTCCAGCTGGGGCGGTTGGAAAGTCTGCTGCTGCCAGCGATTTATTAATGAAATTGGCTAGAACCAGTCCATACTACAAACGAAACAGACCACATATTTGTTCATTCTGGGTCAAAGGAGAGTGCAAACGAGGTGAAGAGTGTCCATATCGCCATGAGAAGCCTACCGATCCCGATGATCCACTAGCAGATCAAAACATCAAAGATCGGTACTATGGTGTTAATGACCCAGTAGCTGATAAATTGATGCGCAGGGCAGCGGCTATGCCAAAGCTGGAACCACCAGAAGACAAGTCAATCACGACACTGTACATCGGAAATTTGGGCGATGTTCTTACGGAAAAACAGTTGCGGGATCATTTCTATCAGTATGGAGAAATTCGATCTATTACAATGGTGCCTCGGCAACAATGTGCCTTCATCCAATATACACAACGTAGTGCTGCTGAAGCAGCTGCTGAGAGAACCTTCAACAAGTTGATATTGGGGGGAAGACGTTTGACCATAAAATGGGGCAGGTCCCAGGGCCGGCAGGCCATATCAGCTGCTGAAACAAGCAGAGAAATGCTAGAGCCAGTTCCTGGCCTACCTGGAGCTCTACCACCCCCTCCTGAGAATATGGGCAACAATTTCTTCAACTTGCAGGCTACACCAGGAATTATGATGATTCCTCCACCTCCAGTAGCACCCCAATTCATGTTTACTCCTCCAATGGCTGCTGCGGCACCAATTTTCCCACCAGGAACAACGCCAATTCATTATCCAAGTCAAGATCCTTCCAGGATGGGGGCTACTCAAGGCATTGGAAAACCGTGGCCAGAAGAAGATTAA
- the LOC105686695 gene encoding mediator of RNA polymerase II transcription subunit 18: protein MTNQINTAMDSLSAALKSNIIPNQEYLLQGSVLDSAVEVLLHRLRGLCDNVDSGPESFHDHEMCFSIRRGSPPEQPLLLRVRRALDYQEMPWQLRYIGQPELGDKSRPTIVRSSIDIATSSTVVEFLTELGCRLDFEYIVRGYMFRKGRMKVTVSKIFKMGQGKLPESVEPISQSYLVELSVLAPSGQDAIAEDMRIFAEQLKPLVQLEKIDYKRLAH from the exons ATGACAAATCAAATAAACACAGCAATGGATAGTCTGAGCGCTGCATTAAAATCGAACATAATTCCAAATCAAGAGTACCTTCTGCAAGGCTCGGTACTGGATAGCGCAGTTGAAGTGTTATTGCATCGACTGAGAGGGCTCTGCGATAACGTCGATAGTGGACCAGAATCTTTTCATGACCATGAAATGTGCTTTAGTATCCGAAG GGGTTCTCCACCGGAACAACCCTTGCTGTTACGAGTCCGTAGAGCTTTGGATTATCAGGAGATGCCTTGGCAATTGAGATACATTGGGCAGCCAGAACTGGGTGACAAATCTCGACCAACAATAGTGAGGAGCAGCATAGATATCGCAACGAGTAGTACAGTTGTGGAGTTTCTCACTGAATTAGGTTGTAGATTAGATTTTGAGTACATTGTTAGGGGTTACATGTTTCGTAAGGGTAGAATGAAGGTAAccgtttcaaaaatatttaaaatggGGCAGGGAAAATTGCCTGAGAGTGTGGAGCCAATATCACAAAGTTATTTAGTGGAATTAAGTGTATTAGCTCCTAGTGGACAAGATGCAATAGCTGAAGATATGAGGATATTTGCAGAACAGCTGAAGCCCTTGGTGCaacttgaaaaaatcgacTACAAACGACTAGCTCACTAA